TAACCGTCCCTCACTGGTTTCTCCTAGCGCAAAATACCGCTTTGCCCCTTCGTCCTCTGTCCGCGCTACTCGAAAATAAGGGCCATTAAAAAATATATCCTCAGCTTCTTCCGGTTGCACGCCATGTTTTTGCACGATGTGGTTGGTATTTATTCTGTCCCACTCGAAATCCACAATCGCAAAGTTCATGTGGTATGCAACCATCGAAACACCTGCTTTCTTAATTTCATTATAATAATTTGTATTTCTATTGTAAATACGGTTGAAGCATCGGCAGCAAAAAAAACAGCCATCAATTTCATTACTAAGAATGCGATTAGTCACTAGACTTTACTAGACTATTATATATGTCGCATTAAAAAATTGACATCCGGGTATCAGGATAAGCTGAGGTTAAGCGATGGTGGTCTGTAAACTCTAAGACTATAGGATGAATTGCGAGAGGTTTTTCGTCCTGCGAGGCGGAGGAGGCGCGCATATCGGGAATATGTAAGCCGACGACAACAAAGCAGGACGGAAAACCTCTCGCAAGAACACTATAGAATTAGCGTTTACAGACCACTAGCGTCGAAGCGTTCCTAATACCCGGATATAATTTCAATTCTTTAATGCGTTCCATATGGGTAGTCAGGGAGAAAAATATTTGCGGAGCAGCAAGCTATAAATTAACTTGGCCTTAATTAGCCCCAGGCATCCAGCTTAATCGCCTCGCCCATTCCAAATGCATATAAATACTGCTCTTTTACTTTCAAACCCAGAATCCGCTCCACCGCCACGGCATACATACTAAGCTGGGCGGCGTATTTCGCCACCAGTTCCCGGGCGTCCCCCGTCCGGTCGGTTTTGTAGTCCAGCAAGACAACGCCGTCGGCCTCGGTGAATAAGCAGTCAATCACGCCCTGGACAAAAACCTGTTCCTTGCTGCCGGCCAGGTCGGGATAAAACCTGTCCGCCGGCAGCATAAGGCTGAAGGAAAGCTCCCGCCAGACCTTGCCGGAAGCGCGTAAACGCTGCCCCAGGGGATTGGCGAAAAAGGCGGCAACCGCCTTATAATCCAGTTCCTCGCCCTGCCCGGGCAAAAGTATTTCCCGTGCCGTCAGCGTTTTTGCCTGGGCGGCGATCCCGCCGGCGGTAAGATCGCCGGTAAGATCGACATGCTGCATTAGTGTGTGCAAGACAATGCCGTATTCCACTGCTGTCATCCCGGACACATTTTGGGTAAACCGCGGCCGCACCAGCGGCTGCTTTTCCGTTACCAGGGAAGGCGCCGGTTCGGCATCACTCCGTTCGATAATCTCCAGCCGCCGCTTGATCTCGGAAACAGACAGTTTGGCCGGCTTGCCCACCGCCTGGCTCCAGGGGTATTCCCAGCCCAATACCGCCTCTACCCAGGCGGTGCCGCTGCCGCGGGCCACAGGCGCCAACTGGCGTACCGACTGTAAAATTTCATCCATGCTTTCCCGGCAGTCCATGGGTTGAGTCAACCGGCCGCCGGTAAAAATATTCACCGTCCACTCGGACGGGTGCGCCGCCAGCGGCCCGGCCGGCTCGTCCTGGCATTCAGCCTGCAGCCGCAAAACCCTGCCGTCCCTATGCCGGGCCACCGCCGGGCCAATCCAGTCCAGGTAGTTTTTGGCTTTGATGATCCTGGCGGCAGGTAGTTTTTCCGCTGCTGCTCCCACTTCCCGGCACCAGTTTTTCAGGGTGGCGGCCGGTTTTTTGACCGTCCCCACCAGGATGAGCTTTTCCCGCGCCCGGGTTAAGGCTACATACAGGATTCGCTGCTCTTCCGCTTTGGTTTCCAGCTCTATTTTGTGCTGAATCCCCCAGCGGGCCGGTGTGGGATAGCGGAACCGGTATTCGGGAACAGTTACATAAGGCCCGACACCCAATTCCTTGTGACAGAGCACCAGGGCCCTGGTATCCTGCAAGTTAAAGTTTTTGCCCAGATCAGCCGCAAATACCAGCGGGAATTCCAGCCCCTTACTCTTGTGTATGCTCATAACCCGGACCACATCTTCGTTCTCGCTCAGCGCCCTGGCGACAGACAGGTCGGAACCCCGCTCCTTTAGCCGGTCGATGAACCGCAGAAAGCGGAACAGGCCGCGGAAATTAGTTGCTTCGTACTGTTCGGCCCGGTCGTAAAGAGCGCGTAAATTGGCCTGCCGCAGCACCCCGCCGGGCATGCCGCCTACGTAGTCGTAGTAGCCGGTGTCCCGGTAGATTTGCCAGACAAGTTCAGCCACACCCTGCCGGCGGGCCAGGCTGCGCCACTTATTTAACTGATCCAAAGCCCCGGCTACCTTAGCCGCCGCGATTGAACCATCCCGGCCTGTGTTTAACGCCTCCCACAGGTCTCCCGCGGGACAGGCCAGGCGAAGCGCTCCCATTTCCGCGGCGGTTAACCCTACCAGCGGCGAACGGAGTACAGCCGCCAGCGGGATGTCCTGCCGGGGATTGTCGATGACAGAAAGCAGCGACAGGATTACTGTTACCTCCGTCTCCTGAAAGTAGCCCGCGTCCAGTTCGGCATAACTCGGAATGCCTTCCCGGCGCAGGGCGTCAAGCAGAACCTGGGCTTTGCCCTGCACCGACCGGAGCAGAATGACCATATCCCGGTAAGTTAGCGGCCGGTAGCTTTTTGTTTCCTTATCGTATACCGTATAGCCGGCGTCCATAAGCCCATTGATTTTGTTGGCGATTAGCAGCGCTTCCTGTTCAAAAGTGCTGAGTTCCTCCCCGTTATCTGCCTCGCTGCCGGCCGCAAATGACTCGCCGGCGGCAGAATTTTCCTCATCCTCCTCCGGGTCGGACTCACCCTCGGCGGTATCCCCGCCGTCGTCATGGCTTGCCTCGGCGGCGGCGATGAGATAAAGTTCCACCGGCCCGGCCAAAGTGGGCAGGTCGGTTGCGGGAAACATGCCCCCGGGATTCAGTTGCTCCGCTTCGCCGTAGTCCAGCTCGGCTGTCTGCCGCGTCATAAGCTGGCTGAACAAAAAGTTAACCGCGTGCAGGACGCCGTCCCGGCTGCGGAAGTTTTGGCT
This window of the Methylomusa anaerophila genome carries:
- the addA gene encoding helicase-exonuclease AddAB subunit AddA, which codes for MMQCSPQQLAAIEARRQNLLVAAAAGSGKTWVLVERIIRRVIDPAEMLSVDRLLVVTFTNAAAAEMRTRIAEALLNVLDNMDLAAKDRRRHVERQLALLNSASISTLHSFCQSIVRQYFYHINVDPNFRVASETETDLIKTDVLEALLEEGYTEAEADFMLLVDQYGDEDGDSSLSGLVLKLYDFSRSHPWPEDWLDGLAKAFALPAGTDFDATVWSALVRDKIILDLELSRQELAGMVAEAALPGNPAAYGTTFAEDIEVLDSLLAAARRSWTDLAAALTDCRFSRIANVGREVAAEVKQEFQDRRNKVKNRVKKMSGDYFQRSPGELVADLQAAAPQVAALVKLVKAFGQGFAAAKQAKGLADFNDLEHLCLAVLRDSSALPGETKPSAVARELQARFSEIMVDEYQDTNRVQEEILQLLSSPAQPNLFMVGDVKQSIYRFRLAEPELFMHKYSTFGRDGLGTNRRIDLSQNFRSRDGVLHAVNFLFSQLMTRQTAELDYGEAEQLNPGGMFPATDLPTLAGPVELYLIAAAEASHDDGGDTAEGESDPEEDEENSAAGESFAAGSEADNGEELSTFEQEALLIANKINGLMDAGYTVYDKETKSYRPLTYRDMVILLRSVQGKAQVLLDALRREGIPSYAELDAGYFQETEVTVILSLLSVIDNPRQDIPLAAVLRSPLVGLTAAEMGALRLACPAGDLWEALNTGRDGSIAAAKVAGALDQLNKWRSLARRQGVAELVWQIYRDTGYYDYVGGMPGGVLRQANLRALYDRAEQYEATNFRGLFRFLRFIDRLKERGSDLSVARALSENEDVVRVMSIHKSKGLEFPLVFAADLGKNFNLQDTRALVLCHKELGVGPYVTVPEYRFRYPTPARWGIQHKIELETKAEEQRILYVALTRAREKLILVGTVKKPAATLKNWCREVGAAAEKLPAARIIKAKNYLDWIGPAVARHRDGRVLRLQAECQDEPAGPLAAHPSEWTVNIFTGGRLTQPMDCRESMDEILQSVRQLAPVARGSGTAWVEAVLGWEYPWSQAVGKPAKLSVSEIKRRLEIIERSDAEPAPSLVTEKQPLVRPRFTQNVSGMTAVEYGIVLHTLMQHVDLTGDLTAGGIAAQAKTLTAREILLPGQGEELDYKAVAAFFANPLGQRLRASGKVWRELSFSLMLPADRFYPDLAGSKEQVFVQGVIDCLFTEADGVVLLDYKTDRTGDARELVAKYAAQLSMYAVAVERILGLKVKEQYLYAFGMGEAIKLDAWG
- a CDS encoding BrnT family toxin, which codes for MVAYHMNFAIVDFEWDRINTNHIVQKHGVQPEEAEDIFFNGPYFRVARTEDEGAKRYFALGETSEGRLLTVIFEILRKDTIRVITAYDMPKRHQTSYKSRRR